The proteins below are encoded in one region of Archocentrus centrarchus isolate MPI-CPG fArcCen1 chromosome 13, fArcCen1, whole genome shotgun sequence:
- the vtna gene encoding vitronectin a isoform X1, with the protein MELWGLLLLALLTNTLASDESCMGRCESGFDSQKKCQCDSMCKYYKSCCSDFEAICGMITRGDTFEFAEDDDYDELSVGTTPLPRRPALNQLKPTQLHMPDFGHSAQQHLETTLEMTRPTQRRVPDRLRASVAHTDTHTLEDPITTNAAAEATTVPIATATTVPVTTATTIAPDPDAEVCSGRPFDAFMQFKNGSIYAFRGDYFFELDQKSVIPGYPKLIKDVWGITGPIDAAFTRINCQGKTYIFKGNKYWRFDNGMLEDDYPRDISVGFDRIPDHVDAAFALPAHSHHGKEKVYFFKGDQYYVYEFLHQPSHEECIKMSESSPSTPFRRYTDVYYSNYERFFSELFSDMPQHHGNHHFINKDWKGLRSPVDAAIAGRIYISPWRSTRRRYNYQQGQQWGQRRQSRSPTWISFAEQGMNMGQEFAERGMELGLRLAERRMEMEERLGRGWDRRWDRDWDQDRRWDRDWDQDRRRDRYGQNNRGNYDSRDDRYRYDFQRDIPIQTVYFFKGDKYYRVDLRTKRVDPAVPPYPRSIAKYWLGCSDPTGAEK; encoded by the exons ATGGAGCTGTGGGGCTTGCTGCTGCTCGCTCTGCTCACCAATACTTTGGCTTCAGATG AGTCCTGCATGGGTCGCTGTGAGAGTGGTTTTGACTCCCAGAAGAAGTGCCAGTGTGACTCCATGTGCAAGTATTACAAAAGCTGCTGCTCTGACTTTGAAGCCATCTGTGGTATGATAA CTCGTGGTGACACCTTCGAGTTTGCCGAAGATGATGATTATGATGAGCTGTCTGTAGGCACCACTCCACTCCCACGCCGCCCAGCACTCAACCAGCTGAAGCCCACACAGCTTCACATGCCGGACTTCGGTCACAGCGCCCAGCAGCACCTGGAGACCACGCTTGAAATGACCAGACCGACCCAACGGAGGGTTCCTGACAGGCTGCGGGCAAGtgtggcacacacagacacccacaCACTCGAGGACCCCATCACGACTAATGCGGCAGCTGAGGCGACCACCGTTCCCATCGCAACAGCCACCACTGTTCCTGTCACAACAGCCACCACCATAGCGCCTGACCCAGATGCTGAGGTCTGCAGCGGGAGGCCTTTTGATGCTTTCATGCAGTTCAAAAACGGCTCCATCTATGCCTTCAGAG GGGACTACTTCTTTGAACTGGACCAGAAGTCAGTGATTCCTGGTTATCCCAAGCTCATTAAGGATGTGTGGGGCATCACCGGGCCTATTGATGCTGCATTCACCCGCATCAACTGTCAGGGGAAGACCTACATCTTTAAG GGAAACAAGTACTGGAGGTTTGACAATGGCATGCTGGAGGATGACTATCCTCGAGATATCAGCGTTGGCTTTGACAGGATTCCCGATCATGTGGACGCAGCGTTTGCCCTTCCTGCTCACAGTCACCACGGAAAAGAAAAggtttattttttcaaag GTGACCAGTATTATGTGTATGAGTTTCTGCACCAGCCATCTCATGAGGAGTGCATCAAAATGTCTGAGAGCTCTCCGTCCACTCCCTTCAGGCGCTACACTGATGTGTACTACAGCAACTACGAGCGTTTCTTCAGCGAGCTCTTCTCTGACA TGCCTCAGCATCATGGCAATCACCACTTCATTAACAAGGACTGGAAGGGCCTCAGGTCTCCAGTGGATGCTGCCATTGCAGGCAGAATCTACATCAGTCCTTGGAGGTCAACACGACGCCGCTACAACTACCAGCAAGGACAGCAGTGGGGTCAAAGGAGACAAAGCCGTTCACCCACCTGGATATCCTTTGCTGAGCAGGGGATGAACATGGGGCAGGAATTTGCTGAAAGGGGGATGGAACTGGGTCTGCGACTGGCAGAGAGAAGGATGGAGATGGAGGAGAGGCTGGGAAGAGGCTGGGACAGACGATGGGATCGAGACTGGGACCAGGACAGACGATGGGATCGAGACTGGGACCAGGATAGGCGGAGAGATCGTTACGGCCAGAACAACAGAGGCAACTATGACTCCAGAGATGACCGATACCGTTACGACTTCCAAAGAGATATACCCATACAGACCGTTTATTTCTTCAAAGGAG aTAAATACTACAGAGTGGACCTCAGGACAAAGAGAGTTGATCCCGCTGTTCCTCCATACCCCAGATCTATCGCCAAGTACTGGCTCGGCTGTTCAGACCCCACAGGAGCAGAGAAGTAG
- the scarf1 gene encoding scavenger receptor class F member 1 has protein sequence MKFLLRALSALLCCSLSCPQTLDPAGKNVCRNMRDPSTLMCCPGWRQEGKDCTIPVCEGEQACLKGEICLYPGLCRCPAGYYGAECKTHCPPKFWAPDCRQVCKCYPNGRCHPVTGNCICNPGHWGPLCQHTCRCSLHGRCHPIHGNCTCDISWWGSACAKQCQCDIGGSVGPSCDQLTGRCQCHKGHWGAKCLHMCHCNQSPCNQRNGVCDCKAGWWGTSCDQNCKCDLKHSICDLMTGKCLCHPGYQGVSCNKPCEAGKYDTECKRSCGHCKGNQLCSPTDGACAACDPGWNGTQCDHPCPSGFYGDGCKDRCPRCRNNDSCDPETGKCQRCDPGWTGLRCEELCPAGRFGDACRFPCSPCFHGNCHHVTGRCVCEPGFQGESCNSSCPALRFGLNCSSVCDCGEGVACDSVTGACPNTGRGALLAGVLVPLFLLLLAVLCCCLCCGGRRADDRDKDRAIVADGGFLVRMKYHVYSVLANIGAALPCISDWSSGLPRVTVSHHDPELTFNHSFIEPPSSGWVTEGSSFDSDEEEGEALYCVPPMEDIPAVAGGEFQEMSSKCNMFLDPSGFSSEDISSPFNIPRTSSIAKAKRPSVSFAEGTRFSPKERRGSGQDPGALPRSKSKSSWGVLMLSALQSQGSAAETGEEDGPEGEEEKDGVDVTNSQELSCEVADQEVDKTPSRATLQVPGASGRRRTMSNTAAHKGTSSATDAQAGSSHKVTTVYVTVGKAGRPITKTEPSSEGPVQAMLRRLGSLQRQKEQESARPKPKGGEAITKPPRRKLGARAAVWEQGGLSAGEAGVCKPIRRKHSSHNSSNASGPNDTPVTESGTPKRPLSSILKSVPEVASADSGCNLRAEGDTMQSSDPHEEQTESAYRTVGPVGDGASLIEIIANEGAMVIVTDEPCYENVQIKHS, from the exons ACTGCCCTCCTAAGTTCTGGGCTCCAGACTGTCGTCAGGTGTGTAAGTGCTATCCCAACGGGCGTTGTCATCCGGTCACTGGCAACTGCATCTGCAACCCAGGCCACTGGGGTCCGCTGTGCCAGCACACCTGTAGATGCTCCCTCCACGGCCGCTGCCACCCAATCCACGGAAACTGCACCTGCGACATCAGCTGGTGGGGTTCAGCCTGTGCCAAGCAGTGCCAGTGTGACATCGGAGGGTCCGTAGGCCCCAGCTGTGACCAGCTGACAGGCCGGTGTCAGTGCCACAAGGGACACTGGGGGGCGAAGTGTTTGCACATGTGCCACTGTAACCAGTCACCGTGTAATCAACGCAATGGTGTGTGTGACTGCAAGGCTGGGTGGTGGGGAACCAGCTGTGACCAGAATTGTAAATGTGACCTCAAACACAGTATCTGTGACCTAATGACTGGGAAGTGTCTGTGCCACCCAGGGTACCAGGGTGTCTCATGTAACAAGCCCTGTGAAGCGGGGAAGTATGACACTGAATGTAAAAGGAG CTGTGGTCACTGTAAAGGCAACCAGCTTTGCTCTCCTACTGATGGTGCGTGTGCTGCCTGTGATCCCGGCTGGAATGGTACACAATGCGACCACCCCTGCCCGTCTGGTTTTTATGGTGATGGCTGCAAGGACAGGTGTCCACGATGCAGGAATAATGATTCCTGTGACCCAGAAACTGGGAAGTGTCAGAGGTGTGATCCTGGATGGACTGGACTCAG GTGTGAGGAGCTCTGCCCTGCCGGGAGATTTGGAGACGCCTGCCGCTTCCCGTGTAGTCCTTGTTTTCATGGTAACTGCCATCACGTGACAGGAAGATGTGTTTGTGAGCCAGGGTTTCAGGGGGAGAG CTGTAACAGCAGCTGCCCTGCCCTGCGGTTTGGCCTCAACTGTTCTTCTGTCTGCGACTGTGGTGAGGGGGTCGCCTGCGACTCTGTCACTGGAGCCTGTCCTAACA CTGGCAGAGGTGCTTTGCTTGCAGGTGTACTGGTTCCTTTGTTCCTGTTGCTTCTTGCTGtactgtgctgctgtctgtgttgtGGAGGACGCCGGGCTGATGATAGAGACAAAGACAG AGCAATTGTTGCTGATGGTGGGTTTTTGGTTCGAATGAAGTATCACGTTTACAGCGTTCTGGCAAATATTGGTGCTGCCCTGCCATGTATCTCTGACTGGTCCTCTGGCCTGCCTCGTGTCACCG taTCTCACCATGACCCCGAGCTGACCTTCAACCACAGCTTCATTGAGCCTCCTTCCTCTGGCTGGGTGACTGAGGGGTCGTCCTTCGACAgtgatgaggaggagggagaagCTCTTTACTGTGTCCCACCAATGGAAG ACATCCCGGCTGTGGCGGGTGGGGAGTTCCAGGAGATGAGCTCGAAATGTAACATGTTCTTGGACCCATCGGGCTTCAGTAGTGAGGACATTTCTTCACCCTTCAACATCCCTCGCACCTCCAGCATTGCCAAAGCCAAGCGGCCATCGGTCTCATTTGCAGAAGGTACCCGCTTCAGCCCTAAAGAGAGGCGTGGCTCTGGTCAAGACCCTGGCGCTCTTCCACGCAGCAAATCCAAGTCATCCTGGGGAGTTTTGATGCTGTCGGCCCTCCAAAGTCAGGGAAGCGCAGCTGAAACTGGAGAGGAGGACGGACCCGAGGGTGAGGAGGAGAAAGATGGAGTGGATGTAACCAACAGTCAGGAGTTAAGCTGTGAGGTAGCGGACCAGGAAGTAGATAAAACTCCATCAAGGGCCACCCTGCAGGTTCCTGGGGCATCAGGACGAAGACGGACTATGTCTAACACAGCTGCTCATAAGGGGACATCGTCTGCCACAGATGCTCAAGCAGGGAGCTCTCATAAGGTCACCACAGTGTACGTGACAGTGGGTAAGGCGGGCAGGCCCATAACGAAGACAGAGCCGAGCTCTGAGGGCCCTGTTCAGGCCATGCTGCGAAGACTCGGCAGCCTTCAGAGACAAAAAGAGCAGGAGTCTGCCAGGCCTAAGCCGAAGGGAGGTGAAGCTATTACCAAACCGCCCAGGAGGAAGCTGGGAGCTCGAGCAGCTGTTTGGGAACAGGGAGGACTGTCTGCAGGGGAGGCTGGAGTTTGTAAGCCTATCAGGAGGAAGCACTCCTCCCACAACTCCTCTAATGCTTCTGGGCCGAATGACACTCCAGTAACAGAGAGCGGCACTCCAAAACGGCCACTGTCATCCATTTTAAAGAGCGTGCCTGAAGTGGCGTCAGCTGACTCAGGGTGTAATCTGAGGGCTGAAGGAGACACAATGCAGAGCTCTGACCCACACGAAGAACAAACTGAGAGTGCCTATCGGACTGTGGGACCAGTGGGAGATGGCGCAAGTCTCATTGAAATCATTGCCAACGAAGGAGCCATGGTCATTGTGACTGATGAACCCTGCTACGAAAATGTTCAGATCAAACACTCGTGA
- the sarm1 gene encoding NAD(+) hydrolase SARM1, giving the protein MLFSLTLLLWRLYRHFSIMFSADRLTVPEYVSRLQRGRSGSGCDPKAISPGINADVQAVLDTSLPALRSAISRLKSSKETSASDETRRAIAEIFQLVEEAWVLPTVGRQVAEEICNRIRLHGGLELLLQLQQSPAVEITYESAKLLEQILISENRDYVARMGLGVILNLTRQQEDAQLARSVSGILEHMFKHTEETSIHLITNGALDTLLFWCRGTDPTVLRHCAVALANCAMYGGHCCQRWMIEKQAAEWLFPLAFSKEDELIRFHACLAVTVLAANREIEKEVVKSGTLELVEPFIASLDPDDFARSLLDSADSMQGRTASDLQHLLPLLDGTRVEGKCIAAFYLCVEASIKSRQRNTKIFQEIGAVQSLKRIVMYSSNGTVCALAKRALRMMGEEVPKRILSSVPNWKTCEVQTWLQQIGFSTYCDRFQELQVDGDLLLNITDEDLSSDLGMTTSLTRKRFLRDLRVLKTYANYSTCDPNNMADWLIEVDPRFRQYTYGLVQSGVDRHNVRNLTDQQLKYDCHIENGVHRAKILSSSGKPLKLSHTDAHPTGPDVFISYRRTTGSQLASLLKVHLQVRGYSVFIDVEKLEAGKFEDKLIQSVHRARNFILVLSANALDKCMGDTAMKDWVHKEIVTALAGKKNIVPVTDNFTWPDPMSLPEDMRAILNFNGIKWSHEYQEATIEKILRFLKEPQDQVDRPDGSKEQKKK; this is encoded by the exons ATGCTTTTTTCCCTGACGCTTTTGTTGTGGAGGCTCTACcgacatttttccatcatgtTCAGCGCAGACCGACTCACAGTCCCGGAATACGTCAGCCGGCTGCAGAGAGGGAGGAGCGGCTCCGGATGCGACCCCAAGGCCATCTCTCCGGGGATTAATGCCGACGTCCAGGCGGTCTTGGACACGTCACTTCCCGCCCTGCGGTCCGCCATCAGTAGGCTGAAGTCATCCAAGGAAACCTCGGCTTCAGATGAGACCCGCAGGGCTATCGCGGAGATCTTCCAGCTGGTGGAGGAGGCCTGGGTTTTACCCACCGTGGGTCGTCAGGTGGCCGAGGAGATATGTAACAGGATCCGGCTGCATGGAGGCCTGGAGCTGCTGCTTCAACTCCAGCAGTCACCTGCTGTGGAGATCACGTATGAGTCTGCAAAACTGCTGGAGCAGATACTGATCTCAGAGAACAG GGATTACGTAGCTCGCATGGGTCTGGGGGTCATCCTCAACCTGACTCGTCAGCAGGAAGATGCTCAGCTGGCTCGCAGTGTTTCTGGCATCCTTGAGCACATGTTCAAACACACCGAGGAGACATCCATCCACCTCATCACTAACGGTGCCCTGGACACCCTCCTCTTCTGGTGCCGAGGTACAGACCCTACTGTGCTGCGCCACTGTGCTGTGGCACTGGCTAATTGTGCAATGTACGGGGGCCACTGCTGCCAGCGCTGGATGATCGAGAAACAGGCAGCTGAGTGGCTCTTCCCACTGGCCTTTTCCAAAGAGGATGAACTCATTCGTTTCCACGCCTGCTTGGCTGTAACTGTGTTAGCTGCAAACCGAGAAATTGAGAAGGAGGTGGTGAAATCAGGCACCTTGGAGCTGGTGGAGCCGTTCATAGCATCTCTGGATCCGGACGACTTTGCCCGCAGCTTACTGGACAGTGCAGACAGCATGCAGGGAAGGACCGCATCTGATCTGCAGCACCTTTTGCCATTACTGGATGGCACAAGGGTGGAGGGAAAGTGCATTGCAGCCTTTTACCTTTGTGTTGAGGCCAGCATCAAGTCCCGTCAGCGCAACACCAAA ATATTTCAAGAGATTGGTGCAGTGCAGAGCCTAAAAAGAATCGTCATGTACTCCAGCAATGGCACAGTCTGTGCCCTCGCTAAGCGGGCACTGAGGATGATGGGAGAAGAAGTGCCGAAACGAATTCTGTCAAGTGTGCCCAACTGGAAAACCTGTGAAGTGCAGACGTGGCTGCAGCAGATTGGCTTCAGCACCTACTGTGACCGTTTTCAG GAACTTCAGGTGGACGGAGACCTCCTTCTGAACATTACAGATGAGGACCTGAGTTCTGATTTGGGCATGACTACTAGCCTTACCCGCAAGAG GTTTTTGAGAGACTTGCGTGTGCTGAAGACTTATGCCAATTACTCCACCTGTGACCCAAACAACATGGCTGACTGGTTAATTGAGGTGGACCCTCGTTTTCGTCAGTACACTTACGGCCTAGTCCAGTCAGGAGTGGATCGTCACAACGTCCGGAACCTGACCGATCAGCAGCTCAAGTACGACTGCCATATTGAGAATGGCGTTCACAGAGCAAAGATACTGTCGTCTAGTGGCAAACCCTTAAAACTAAGCCACACAGATGCCCACCCCACAGGGCCCGACGTCTTCATCAGTTACCGACGGACTACGGGTTCTCAGCTGGCCAG CCTTTTGAAGGTGCATCTACAGGTCCGTGGATACAGTGTCTTCATAGATGTAGAGAAGCTGGAAGCCGGTAAATTTGAGGACAAATTGATTCAGAGTGTACACAGAGCACGTAACTTCATCCTGGTCCTGTCTGCTAATGCTCTGGACAAGTGCATGGGAGACACTGCCATGAAGGACTGGGTGCACAAG GAAATAGTCACGGCCCTGGCTGGTAAGAAGAATATAGTTCCTGTCACAGATAACTTTACGTGGCCTGACCCCATGTCGCTGCCAGAAGACATGAGAGCCATTCTCAACTTCAATGGCATAAA GTGGTCCCACGAATATCAGGAGGCTACGATTGAGAAGATCCTGCGCTTTCTGAAAGAACCCCAAGACCAAGTCGACCGCCCAGATGGCTCtaaagagcagaaaaagaaataa
- the slc46a1 gene encoding proton-coupled folate transporter: MDERDTAAILSGDVLGDTSADDQQQPDLHKEEADAPPDGSLRPPGACQLPVSVEPVLFLSMFSLALQAPLSTQYLWDRISEDLGYNGSKRSECSNSSAPPDPLQKEVETLTAHWNLYISLGGFSVGLLVVPLLGSWSDLAGRRRVLILPNLGLALQAIVYLVVMYLKLPVVYFLVGRLLSGLSGDFNAILAGCFAYVADISDRRSRTFRVAILEACLGVSGMLASIIGGEWRRAQGYINPFWLVLATNLVSALYAYLFVRESVLPDPSAKLLTTRHHKAVWHLYLTGGSSSEAGGKFHKCKLWLYTLCFFLVVTVHFGTRELYVLYELSSPLCWGSALIGYGSAAQHLAYLSSLVGLKIMQHCLEDSWVALVGLASNIVGLVVFSVADSTQLMFIGYGLCFLFMTPTPVLRSKLSKLVDPSEQGALFASVACVESLCFLVGSGVFNSLYPATLHFMKGFPFLFAAIILFIPAGIIGTLQCLDQRRDQRDSTVS; encoded by the exons ATGGACGAGCGGGACACCGCAGCGATCCTTTCTGGAGATGTCCTCGGTGACACATCAGCGGACGACCAACAACAGCCCGATTTACACAAAGAGGAGGCTGATGCACCGCCCGACGGTTCCTTACGACCACCCGGTGCATGCCAACTGCCGGTGTCCGTGGAGCCGGTTTTATTCCTCTCCATGTTTTCCCTCGCCCTGCAGGCGCCTCTGTCCACCCAGTACTTATGGGACCGCATAAGCGAAGACCTGGGCTACAACGGCTCCAAGAGGTCGGAGTGCAGCAACAGCTCAGCGCCCCCCGACCCTCTCCAGAAG GAGGTGGAAACCTTGACAGCACACTGGAACCTGTACATCAGTCTGGGGGGCTTTTCTGTTGGGCTGTTGGTGGTGCCTCTCCTGGGCTCGTGGAGTGACCTTGCGGGTCGCAGACGAGTCCTCATCCTCCCTAACCTTGGCCTGGCCCTGCAGGCGATAGTGTACCTTGTGGTGATGTATCTCAAGCTGCCCGTGGTCTACTTTCTAGTGGGCAGGCTGCTTAGCGGTCTGTCAGGTGATTTTAATGCCATCCTTGCAGGCTGCTTTGCCTATGTGGCAGACATCAGTGACAGGCGGTCTCGCACCTTCAGGGTGGCAATCTTAGAGGCTTGTCTGGGCGTCTCAGGGATGCTGGCCAGCATCATTGGAGGAGAGTGGCGACGGGCACAAGG TTATATCAACCCATTCTGGCTTGTCCTGGCCACCAACTTGGTCTCAGCTCTGTATGCCTACCTCTTTGTCCGTGAGTCTGTCCTGCCAGATCCGAGTGCTAAGCTCCTCACTACTCGCCACCATAAAGCTGTCTGGCACCTCTACTTAACAGGAGGCAGCAGCAGTGAGGCTGGTGGAAAATTTCACAAATGCAAGCTGTGGCTTTACACACTGTGCTTCTTTCTGGTGGTGACTGTTCACTTCGGCACCAGAGAGCTATATGTGTTGTACGAGCTGAGCTCGCCTCTGTGCTGGGGGTCAGCCCTCATTGGCTACGGATCAGCGGCTCAGCACCTGGCATATCTGAGCAGTCTGGTGGGGCTAAAGATCATGCAACACTGTCTGGAGGACTCCTGGGTGGCTCTTGTCGGTCTGGCCTCCAACATTGTTGGTCTGGTGGTCTTTTCTGTAGCTGACAGCACTCAGCTTATGTTTATAG gTTATGGTCTCTGTTTCCTCTTCATGACTCCAACACCTGTGCTCAGGTCCAAGCTGTCCAAGTTGGTGGACCCATCAGAGCAAG GTGCCCTTTTTGCTTCTGTTGCCTGTGTGGAGAGCTTGTGTTTTCTGGTGGGCAGTGGCGTCTTTAACTCCCTCTACCCTGCGACCCTCCACTTCATGAAGGGCTTCCCTTTCCTCTTTGCTgccatcatcctcttcatcccagCTGGAATCATAGG GACTCTGCAGTGTTTGGACCAAAGGAGAGACCAGAGAGACTCCACAGTGTCCTGa
- the vtna gene encoding vitronectin a isoform X2, which translates to MELWGLLLLALLTNTLASDESCMGRCESGFDSQKKCQCDSMCKYYKSCCSDFEAICGMITRGDTFEFAEDDDYDELSVGTTPLPRRPALNQLKPTQLHMPDFGHSAQQHLETTLEMTRPTQRRVPDRLRASVAHTDTHTLEDPITTNAAAEATTVPIATATTVPVTTATTIAPDPDAEVCSGRPFDAFMQFKNGSIYAFRGDYFFELDQKSVIPGYPKLIKDVWGITGPIDAAFTRINCQGKTYIFKGNKYWRFDNGMLEDDYPRDISVGFDRIPDHVDAAFALPAHSHHGKEKVYFFKGDQYYVYEFLHQPSHEECIKMSESSPSTPFRRYTDVYYSNYERFFSELFSDMPQHHGNHHFINKDWKGLRSPVDAAIAGRIYISPWRSTRRRYNYQQGQQWGQRRQSRSPTWISFAEQGMNMGQEFAERGMELGLRLAERRMEMEERLGRGWDRRWDRDWDQDRRRDRYGQNNRGNYDSRDDRYRYDFQRDIPIQTVYFFKGDKYYRVDLRTKRVDPAVPPYPRSIAKYWLGCSDPTGAEK; encoded by the exons ATGGAGCTGTGGGGCTTGCTGCTGCTCGCTCTGCTCACCAATACTTTGGCTTCAGATG AGTCCTGCATGGGTCGCTGTGAGAGTGGTTTTGACTCCCAGAAGAAGTGCCAGTGTGACTCCATGTGCAAGTATTACAAAAGCTGCTGCTCTGACTTTGAAGCCATCTGTGGTATGATAA CTCGTGGTGACACCTTCGAGTTTGCCGAAGATGATGATTATGATGAGCTGTCTGTAGGCACCACTCCACTCCCACGCCGCCCAGCACTCAACCAGCTGAAGCCCACACAGCTTCACATGCCGGACTTCGGTCACAGCGCCCAGCAGCACCTGGAGACCACGCTTGAAATGACCAGACCGACCCAACGGAGGGTTCCTGACAGGCTGCGGGCAAGtgtggcacacacagacacccacaCACTCGAGGACCCCATCACGACTAATGCGGCAGCTGAGGCGACCACCGTTCCCATCGCAACAGCCACCACTGTTCCTGTCACAACAGCCACCACCATAGCGCCTGACCCAGATGCTGAGGTCTGCAGCGGGAGGCCTTTTGATGCTTTCATGCAGTTCAAAAACGGCTCCATCTATGCCTTCAGAG GGGACTACTTCTTTGAACTGGACCAGAAGTCAGTGATTCCTGGTTATCCCAAGCTCATTAAGGATGTGTGGGGCATCACCGGGCCTATTGATGCTGCATTCACCCGCATCAACTGTCAGGGGAAGACCTACATCTTTAAG GGAAACAAGTACTGGAGGTTTGACAATGGCATGCTGGAGGATGACTATCCTCGAGATATCAGCGTTGGCTTTGACAGGATTCCCGATCATGTGGACGCAGCGTTTGCCCTTCCTGCTCACAGTCACCACGGAAAAGAAAAggtttattttttcaaag GTGACCAGTATTATGTGTATGAGTTTCTGCACCAGCCATCTCATGAGGAGTGCATCAAAATGTCTGAGAGCTCTCCGTCCACTCCCTTCAGGCGCTACACTGATGTGTACTACAGCAACTACGAGCGTTTCTTCAGCGAGCTCTTCTCTGACA TGCCTCAGCATCATGGCAATCACCACTTCATTAACAAGGACTGGAAGGGCCTCAGGTCTCCAGTGGATGCTGCCATTGCAGGCAGAATCTACATCAGTCCTTGGAGGTCAACACGACGCCGCTACAACTACCAGCAAGGACAGCAGTGGGGTCAAAGGAGACAAAGCCGTTCACCCACCTGGATATCCTTTGCTGAGCAGGGGATGAACATGGGGCAGGAATTTGCTGAAAGGGGGATGGAACTGGGTCTGCGACTGGCAGAGAGAAGGATGGAGATGGAGGAGAGGCTGGGAAGAGGCTGG GACAGACGATGGGATCGAGACTGGGACCAGGATAGGCGGAGAGATCGTTACGGCCAGAACAACAGAGGCAACTATGACTCCAGAGATGACCGATACCGTTACGACTTCCAAAGAGATATACCCATACAGACCGTTTATTTCTTCAAAGGAG aTAAATACTACAGAGTGGACCTCAGGACAAAGAGAGTTGATCCCGCTGTTCCTCCATACCCCAGATCTATCGCCAAGTACTGGCTCGGCTGTTCAGACCCCACAGGAGCAGAGAAGTAG